In one window of Ruminococcus hominis DNA:
- a CDS encoding DUF6560 family protein, producing the protein MNDFLRMCLNIITQIGPYLVVLLLLKYLINLQQKRAKEREEEQKKGIIRTHYTIKTEKTLTIIFVFGILFTGGCTVASAIQQDDIFPPLVFGIAFVVFFIGSLNMIMWKLEVDEDEITWRSTFGRKRTFHFEDITYCERRKGSMRVYVNGEKLFTIDSNIDKEEFMEDIKRRRIPVKSYWANQHKKNRK; encoded by the coding sequence ATGAATGATTTTTTACGAATGTGTTTGAATATAATTACACAAATAGGCCCCTATTTAGTTGTACTTCTTCTTTTGAAATATCTTATAAATCTTCAACAAAAGAGAGCTAAAGAACGAGAGGAAGAACAGAAAAAGGGAATAATTAGAACGCATTATACAATAAAAACAGAGAAAACATTGACTATTATATTTGTTTTTGGAATTTTATTTACAGGAGGTTGTACTGTAGCAAGTGCTATCCAACAGGATGATATATTTCCTCCCTTGGTATTTGGCATTGCATTTGTTGTGTTTTTTATAGGCTCATTGAATATGATTATGTGGAAACTGGAAGTGGATGAAGATGAAATCACATGGCGTTCAACTTTTGGCAGAAAGAGAACTTTTCACTTTGAAGATATTACCTATTGCGAGAGAAGGAAAGGTTCTATGCGTGTATATGTAAATGGAGAAAAATTATTTACCATTGATAGTAATATTGACAAAGAAGAATTTATGGAGGACATAAAAAGAAGAAGAATCCCTGTAAAATCTTACTGGGCAAATCAGCATAAGAAAA